A portion of the Sulfuricurvum kujiense DSM 16994 genome contains these proteins:
- a CDS encoding Tll0287-like domain-containing protein — translation MLKNFRKSVLSRYFRFILIGFMLLVMSSLIWNIINVNQQVLQLAELEAQTNLNKDRAFRLWATRHGGAYLIVNEDTKPVEFLADIKERDITTPSGQTLTLYNPASMLREIMHDYSNLYGIKARITGKMYLNPENAPDAWEMKALDELSRGKKEFFKEVILNDGNASLRVMQPMYMEQGCMKCHAWTGLKVGELRGGTDVTIPLGLFDSFKSSSIQNLLVSHLLIWVV, via the coding sequence ATGCTTAAAAACTTTCGAAAATCGGTACTTTCCAGATATTTCCGATTTATCTTGATCGGATTTATGCTTTTAGTCATGTCATCATTGATCTGGAACATCATCAATGTCAATCAGCAGGTTTTGCAGCTCGCCGAACTGGAAGCCCAAACCAATCTCAATAAAGATCGGGCATTCAGGCTCTGGGCGACACGGCACGGCGGGGCCTATCTTATTGTCAACGAAGATACCAAGCCTGTCGAATTCCTAGCCGACATAAAAGAGCGCGACATTACCACTCCCTCAGGCCAGACACTGACCCTTTATAATCCGGCCAGCATGTTACGCGAAATCATGCATGACTACTCTAATCTGTATGGAATCAAAGCCCGAATTACCGGTAAAATGTACCTCAATCCGGAAAATGCCCCCGATGCATGGGAAATGAAAGCGCTTGATGAATTGAGCCGCGGTAAAAAAGAGTTTTTTAAAGAGGTGATTCTAAATGACGGGAACGCTTCTTTACGGGTGATGCAACCGATGTATATGGAGCAAGGGTGCATGAAATGCCACGCATGGACGGGACTCAAAGTCGGCGAACTCAGAGGGGGGACGGATGTCACCATTCCCCTTGGGTTGTTTGACTCATTTAAAAGCAGCTCGATACAAAATCTTCTTGTAAGCCACCTACTCATATGGGTTGTCTGA
- a CDS encoding putative bifunctional diguanylate cyclase/phosphodiesterase has translation MGRRLNRSELSSHIHEKKLAILSHALQQSANGIIITNSSGVIEYVNQAFVTINGFSESELIGTTPKKMKSGLNSPELYDEMWSTITQGYTWKGEFKNRKKNGAIYWCFETISPVFDDNNNITHYIGIIEDIQDRKTTEEHIRHLAKFDPLTNLPNRNFFRDELESRINQANSSSQYFGLLYIDLDRFKMVNDSLGHTVGDRLLQKLAERFTSINEQNHFIVRLGGDEFAVITALVDSKKTVEMFAKNVHEAIKTPFVIDNNDIYMTASIGIALYPQDGENSELLIKAADMAMYGAKINGKNTYLFFEPTKGDFASETLIIENGLRKALKNNELFLVYQPKWDTKEDQFIGLEVLVRWQSPELGFMNPGQFISIAEETDLIIVLGEWILKEALNSMMELSKTIGFIPKISVNLSPVQFRNSALNTTIKEILEETRFPAEKLELEITEGALVINPKMAIEKMNDLVNLGITFSIDDFGTGYSSMSYLKKFPVSTLKIDKSFVDDVVSDHQDRAIIEAIITLAASLEMKTIAEGAETKEQVDILNFIGCYAIQGYWHSRPLDYTALMAYFQKLN, from the coding sequence TTGGGCCGGCGTCTGAACAGAAGCGAGCTCTCATCCCACATCCATGAGAAAAAGCTGGCTATACTTTCTCATGCCCTGCAGCAAAGTGCAAACGGTATTATCATCACAAACTCATCCGGTGTTATCGAATACGTCAATCAGGCTTTTGTAACGATTAACGGCTTTTCAGAATCTGAACTCATCGGAACCACCCCTAAAAAAATGAAATCGGGACTCAATTCTCCCGAATTGTATGATGAAATGTGGTCTACGATTACACAAGGATATACCTGGAAAGGGGAATTTAAAAATCGCAAAAAGAACGGTGCGATTTACTGGTGTTTTGAAACGATCTCCCCTGTTTTCGACGATAACAACAACATAACCCATTACATAGGGATAATCGAAGATATACAAGATCGCAAAACGACCGAAGAGCATATCCGTCATTTAGCGAAATTTGATCCGCTCACCAATCTTCCGAACCGAAATTTTTTCCGCGATGAACTCGAAAGCAGAATTAATCAAGCCAACAGCAGCAGTCAATATTTCGGACTGCTCTACATCGACCTTGACCGCTTTAAAATGGTGAACGATTCGCTAGGACATACGGTAGGCGATAGACTCTTGCAAAAATTGGCGGAACGTTTTACATCCATCAATGAGCAAAATCATTTTATTGTCCGTCTGGGAGGAGACGAATTTGCCGTTATAACGGCGCTTGTCGATTCCAAAAAAACGGTCGAAATGTTTGCCAAAAATGTTCACGAAGCTATCAAAACACCGTTTGTTATCGACAATAATGATATTTATATGACCGCCAGTATCGGAATCGCTCTCTATCCCCAAGACGGAGAGAACAGCGAACTGCTTATAAAAGCGGCGGATATGGCAATGTACGGGGCTAAGATCAATGGGAAAAATACCTATCTGTTCTTCGAACCGACGAAAGGGGATTTTGCGTCCGAAACACTTATCATTGAAAACGGTCTGCGAAAAGCATTGAAAAACAATGAACTTTTTCTGGTCTATCAGCCGAAATGGGATACCAAAGAGGATCAATTCATAGGATTAGAGGTATTGGTCCGATGGCAAAGTCCCGAACTCGGGTTTATGAATCCCGGGCAATTTATCTCCATTGCCGAAGAGACCGATTTGATCATTGTTTTAGGTGAATGGATTTTGAAAGAAGCGCTAAACTCGATGATGGAACTTTCAAAAACAATCGGATTTATCCCGAAGATATCGGTCAACCTGTCTCCGGTACAATTCCGAAACAGTGCACTCAATACGACGATCAAAGAGATTTTGGAAGAGACCCGCTTCCCAGCTGAAAAACTTGAATTGGAAATCACCGAGGGGGCCCTTGTAATCAATCCGAAAATGGCTATAGAGAAGATGAACGATCTCGTCAATCTGGGAATCACGTTTTCAATCGACGACTTCGGTACAGGCTATTCATCGATGTCCTATCTTAAAAAATTCCCGGTATCTACCCTTAAAATCGATAAATCGTTTGTAGACGATGTTGTTAGCGATCATCAAGACAGAGCTATTATTGAAGCTATCATCACGTTAGCCGCCTCTTTGGAGATGAAAACGATTGCTGAGGGGGCTGAAACGAAAGAGCAGGTTGATATCTTAAATTTCATCGGCTGCTACGCGATTCAAGGATATTGGCACAGCCGTCCGCTGGACTACACCGCTTTGATGGCTTATTTTCAAAAACTAAACTAA